In Spirosoma aureum, a single genomic region encodes these proteins:
- a CDS encoding phosphatidylinositol-specific phospholipase C1-like protein, with product MKRLSFVSLLIVLPAFISIDLDRLPINKIQVIGSHNSYKQAIDPALLRTLKQVDSSMVKSIDYSHIGLSDQLSMGLQNLEIDIYADVNGGKYAHPKGLDWAGKDAQTTPYDLQGVMKEPGFKVFHIQEIDFRSNCLTFKNCLQELKSWSDAHKGHYPVFITMNAKDEPINRPGFAVPEKFTAEVYDQLDKVIVETLGKQYLITPDDVRGSAETLEKAVLAGKWPTVAAAKGKFMFVLDETGAKRTTYIEGHPSLKGRVLFTNSEPGTPEAAFVIRNNPINELAAIQDLVKKGYLVRTRADADTKQARQNDRQMFEAASKSGAQIITTDYYIKSKHFNSEYVISFEDGKYIKRNPLL from the coding sequence ATGAAACGTCTCTCTTTTGTCAGTTTACTGATAGTTCTTCCCGCATTTATTTCTATTGATCTGGATCGTTTGCCAATCAATAAAATTCAGGTGATTGGCTCACACAACAGCTATAAACAGGCTATCGATCCCGCCTTGTTGCGGACATTAAAGCAGGTCGATTCATCGATGGTGAAATCAATCGATTACAGCCATATCGGTTTGTCAGATCAGCTTTCGATGGGGCTTCAAAACCTTGAGATCGATATTTATGCCGATGTTAACGGCGGTAAATATGCGCATCCAAAAGGACTTGACTGGGCCGGGAAAGACGCTCAAACTACTCCTTACGATCTGCAGGGTGTGATGAAGGAGCCCGGTTTTAAAGTGTTTCACATTCAGGAAATAGATTTTCGCAGCAACTGCCTGACGTTTAAAAATTGTTTGCAGGAACTAAAGAGCTGGTCTGATGCACACAAAGGGCATTATCCGGTCTTTATCACCATGAATGCGAAAGATGAGCCGATTAATCGACCTGGATTTGCGGTGCCTGAAAAATTTACGGCGGAGGTATATGACCAGTTAGATAAAGTAATAGTAGAAACCTTAGGGAAGCAATATCTGATTACGCCGGATGATGTTCGCGGTAGTGCTGAAACTTTAGAGAAAGCGGTGTTGGCGGGCAAATGGCCGACGGTTGCGGCTGCCAAAGGCAAGTTTATGTTTGTACTGGACGAAACAGGAGCGAAACGGACGACTTACATTGAAGGGCATCCATCGCTGAAAGGCCGGGTGTTGTTTACTAATTCGGAACCCGGTACTCCCGAAGCTGCTTTTGTGATTCGAAACAATCCGATTAATGAGCTGGCCGCTATTCAGGATCTGGTGAAAAAAGGATACCTCGTTCGTACACGTGCTGACGCGGATACGAAGCAGGCTCGCCAGAACGATAGGCAAATGTTTGAAGCAGCCTCTAAGTCGGGCGCACAAATCATCACAACGGATTACTATATCAAGAGCAAACACTTCAATTCGGAGTACGTGATCAGTTTCGAGGACGGGAAATACATTAAGCGAAATCCGTTGCTGTAA
- a CDS encoding alkaline phosphatase family protein — MCRIYSLLISCLLFPVSLLIAQNKPKKALFIIVDGIPADVIERDSTPNLDSIAKQGAYKRAYVGGIKGTYSQTPTISAVGYNSLLTGTWVNKHNVWDNSIKAPNYHYPTIFRLFKEQYPAKKIAVFSSWLDNRTKLVGEGLPQTGKLKLDYHTDGYELDTVRFPHDQERDFMARIDHQVVSDAVASLQTQAPDLSWVYLEYTDDMGHRYGDSPQFVNAVKRMDGEIGRIWEAIRDRQKNHGEEWQIFITTDHGRDEQTGKNHGGQSPRQRTTWLVTNTPTLNTYAERFQPAVVDIMPTIARFLNISIPTELSREIDGIPLTGPLSLAEPTIQQSPNQLAVSWKALSQTGAVNVWLTTTNNFETGGKDDYKLVAKVPLKNERVVINTRNIPSSFYKIVLEGPSNTVNRWVVSGEKK; from the coding sequence ATGTGTCGAATCTATAGCCTGCTCATCAGCTGTCTGCTTTTTCCGGTATCGCTTCTGATTGCTCAGAATAAGCCCAAAAAGGCTTTATTCATTATCGTCGATGGTATTCCGGCGGATGTCATTGAACGGGATTCGACCCCAAATCTGGACAGTATCGCCAAACAGGGTGCTTACAAACGTGCTTACGTGGGTGGCATAAAGGGCACGTATTCGCAGACACCAACGATCTCGGCAGTCGGCTATAACAGCTTGCTGACAGGCACCTGGGTCAATAAACACAACGTTTGGGACAATAGTATCAAAGCGCCCAATTACCACTACCCCACTATTTTTCGGCTGTTCAAAGAGCAATATCCTGCCAAGAAAATCGCGGTATTCTCTAGTTGGCTCGACAACCGCACCAAACTCGTTGGTGAAGGTCTGCCGCAAACCGGAAAATTGAAACTTGATTATCATACCGATGGGTACGAACTCGATACGGTCAGATTTCCGCATGATCAGGAACGGGATTTCATGGCCCGTATTGATCATCAGGTTGTTTCAGATGCCGTAGCGTCCCTCCAAACGCAGGCTCCCGATTTGTCGTGGGTCTATCTCGAATATACCGACGACATGGGTCACCGCTACGGTGACAGCCCGCAGTTTGTGAATGCCGTCAAGCGAATGGATGGCGAAATTGGCCGTATATGGGAAGCTATACGCGACCGCCAAAAAAATCACGGCGAAGAGTGGCAGATTTTCATTACCACCGATCATGGCAGAGACGAACAGACGGGCAAGAACCACGGTGGGCAATCGCCCCGGCAGCGCACGACATGGCTGGTCACGAACACGCCAACGCTCAATACCTATGCCGAACGTTTTCAGCCCGCCGTGGTAGACATTATGCCCACGATAGCTCGTTTCCTGAACATTTCGATCCCAACGGAACTGAGCCGGGAAATTGACGGAATTCCACTGACGGGCCCACTATCACTGGCCGAACCTACGATACAACAAAGCCCAAATCAACTGGCTGTAAGCTGGAAAGCGCTCTCCCAAACGGGAGCCGTAAACGTATGGCTTACGACAACCAATAACTTCGAAACCGGCGGTAAAGACGATTATAAGCTCGTCGCCAAGGTGCCGCTCAAAAACGAACGGGTAGTCATCAACACGCGCAACATACCTTCGTCGTTTTACAAAATTGTATTGGAAGGACCATCGAATACGGTCAATCGATGGGTGGTTTCTGGTGAGAAGAAATAG
- a CDS encoding TIGR02757 family protein, translating into MTHTELSDLLNQKADYYNRPSFIERDPISIPHRFSRKQDIEIMGFWAAVLAWGQRPVILKKSAELVDLMDGAPYDFIRHHEESDLKRFLNFKHRTFNATDALYFLHFFRQYYKQNDSLEDAFLPLVSANNSPVTQSTVESNLIVFHDRFCGLTDFFPERTRKHIATPARNSSCKRLLMFLRWMVRHDDRGVDFGIWTRLRPDQLVIPIDVHVNRVARKLGLLSRPQTDWKAALELTDTLRQFDPGDPVRYDFALFGLGVEGEM; encoded by the coding sequence TTGACACACACCGAGCTTTCCGATTTACTCAACCAGAAGGCCGATTATTACAATCGGCCTTCGTTTATTGAACGCGATCCGATCAGTATTCCGCATCGCTTTTCCCGAAAACAGGATATCGAAATCATGGGATTCTGGGCTGCGGTGCTGGCCTGGGGGCAGCGTCCTGTCATTTTGAAAAAATCCGCCGAATTGGTGGACCTGATGGATGGAGCACCCTACGACTTCATCCGGCATCATGAGGAGAGCGATCTGAAACGGTTTCTGAATTTCAAGCACCGCACCTTTAACGCTACGGACGCGCTCTATTTCCTTCATTTTTTTCGCCAGTATTATAAACAGAATGACTCGCTGGAAGATGCATTTCTGCCGCTCGTATCCGCCAATAACTCCCCCGTTACGCAATCAACGGTTGAGTCCAATCTTATCGTTTTCCACGATCGTTTCTGTGGTTTGACGGATTTCTTTCCTGAGCGAACGCGTAAGCACATTGCCACACCCGCTCGAAATTCGTCGTGCAAACGACTGTTGATGTTTTTGCGATGGATGGTTCGGCATGACGATCGTGGTGTTGATTTTGGTATCTGGACGCGCCTTCGCCCGGATCAGCTGGTGATTCCGATCGATGTTCATGTGAATCGGGTAGCTCGTAAACTTGGTCTGCTCAGCCGACCACAAACCGATTGGAAAGCCGCGCTCGAACTCACTGATACACTCCGTCAATTCGATCCAGGCGATCCTGTACGCTATGACTTCGCTTTGTTTGGGCTCGGTGTTGAGGGAGAAATGTAG
- a CDS encoding LysM peptidoglycan-binding domain-containing protein: MKKYTVLIALLLLMSRIASAHIVADSVGVEKKDGKRFILHRVNQGQTLYAIARRYSSSVSAIKAANPTMGDAVRYSQIVRIPIPEGSLSRKQEKTIDKAIRKEEKVKERAAKNNSDAATKATAKQQNKEARKSSDPAKAGIHVVEPGQTLYSLAVRYGVAQSDLRKWNSLPGNNVLIGQALIVSEKAYQARTPSAPVASVPVKTPNPAHPDTPTRTSPKSERPTSKKPDETVTAKTENPTPKPDNAGSPKTDNPATAKTEEVEVEIPHPGNDAPMPTRGRRIATSGVAEMIEGDDSGKYLALHRKAPIGTLVQVRNEFNNQSLWVKVIGRLPDTGVNDKILIKLSTQAFAKLSPEDRRFRAEVSYIAP, from the coding sequence ATGAAAAAATATACAGTCCTCATTGCCCTGCTGCTTTTGATGAGCCGTATTGCAAGCGCCCACATCGTGGCCGATTCAGTGGGTGTTGAGAAAAAAGACGGTAAGCGATTTATCCTACACCGAGTCAATCAGGGTCAGACACTTTACGCCATTGCCCGGCGGTATTCCAGTTCAGTCAGTGCCATCAAAGCGGCTAACCCAACCATGGGCGATGCCGTTCGTTATTCCCAGATCGTCCGGATTCCGATACCCGAAGGCTCGCTAAGCAGGAAACAGGAAAAGACAATCGACAAGGCAATCCGCAAAGAAGAGAAAGTCAAAGAGCGGGCAGCAAAAAATAATTCGGATGCCGCCACCAAAGCAACAGCAAAGCAACAAAATAAGGAAGCCCGTAAGAGCAGTGATCCCGCAAAAGCAGGTATCCACGTTGTAGAGCCGGGTCAGACCTTATATAGTCTGGCGGTTCGATATGGCGTTGCTCAATCTGATTTGCGCAAATGGAATAGCTTGCCCGGCAATAACGTGCTGATCGGCCAGGCATTGATTGTGAGCGAGAAAGCCTATCAGGCCCGTACCCCATCGGCTCCCGTTGCTTCTGTACCGGTGAAGACGCCCAACCCGGCTCATCCCGATACGCCTACACGAACTTCGCCCAAATCAGAACGGCCAACCTCAAAAAAACCCGATGAAACGGTAACGGCGAAGACAGAAAATCCAACCCCGAAACCCGACAATGCTGGCTCGCCTAAAACCGATAACCCAGCCACCGCAAAAACCGAGGAGGTTGAGGTGGAAATACCCCATCCCGGCAATGATGCGCCTATGCCGACCCGTGGCCGACGGATTGCCACCAGCGGTGTTGCTGAAATGATTGAAGGTGACGACTCCGGCAAATATTTAGCCCTTCATCGCAAAGCGCCGATTGGTACGCTGGTGCAGGTACGAAACGAGTTCAATAATCAGAGTTTATGGGTAAAGGTGATTGGCCGCCTGCCCGACACGGGAGTCAATGACAAGATTCTGATAAAGCTCTCGACACAGGCCTTCGCGAAACTTTCCCCCGAAGACCGACGTTTCCGAGCTGAGGTCAGTTATATAGCCCCTTAA